The window GCGCGGATGACGCCGATGCGGTCGGCCATCTCCTCGGCCTCGTCGATGTAGTGGGTCGTCAGGATCACCGTGACGCCGGTGTCGCGCAGCTCGCGGATCAGCCGCCACATGTCGCGGCGCAGCTCGACGTCGACGCCCGCGGTCGGCTCGTCCAGGAACAGCACGCGCGGCTCGTGGGCGAGCGCCTTGGCGATCAGCACGCGCCGCTTCATCCCGCCGGAGAGCGCGAGAATGCGCTCGTCCTTCTTGGACCAGAGCGAGAGGTCGCGGAGCAGCTTCTCGACGTAGGCCGGGTTCTTCGGCTTGCCGAACAGCCCGCGGCTAAACGCCACCGTGTCCCACACGCTTTCGAAACGATCGGTCGAGAGCTCCTGCGGCACGAGGCCGATCAGCGAGCGCGCCGCGCGGTAGTCCGCGACGATGTCATGCCCGCCGACGCGCACCGATCCGCCGCTTGCGTTCACGAGCCCGCAGACGATCGAGATCAGCGTGGTCTTGCCCGCCCCGTTCGGCCCCAGCAACGCGAAGATTTCGCCGGGAGCGACGTCGAGATCGACGCGCTTCAGGGCTTGAAACCCGCCGTCGTAGGTCTTCGACAGGCTGGAAATCGAAATGATGGATTGCATGCGGGACAGACGCCTTTGCTCCGTCGCGGCAGGCGACGGCGGACGCGCAATCTAATCACTCGGCCCGTCCGGAAAAACCCTTCGCGGACGCGGTTTCGATATTGCGCCGCGGCATGATGCGTTTTTTCTATCATGCCATCGTGCCCCTAGATGATCCAAAATATCGGGAGCGAATCTTCGATCGTTCGATAGCCTGATCCGATAGTAAGGGTGCGGAAACGTCTCCCTTGAATTGTTATAGTCTTCACGCATAGGAGCCATGCAGCTTTGGATTGCGGAGTATTCGAGCGATCTGTTGTTGCAGCGGGAGCAATCCAGGATTATCTCGCAAATCGATTGCTGGCCCGCTCGCGTTGGGTCTGCGCTTCTCCTTAGAATGGTTTGACTCATGACCGAGGCGACCGCTCCGCTCAAACGCTCCCATGCCGCCGGCGGCTGGGGCGCTCTTCGCAGCTGCGGAAAGCACCTGATGGCGAGCGGCGCGATCCTGACCGGCGCCAAGGCGATGCTGAAGGCGAACCAGCCCGACGGTTTCGACTGCCCGGGCTGCGCCTGGGGCGACCCGGAGCACGGCTCGTCCTTCGAGTTCTGCGAGAACGGCGTGAAGGCCGTCGCCTGGGAGGCGACGGAGAAGCGCGCGACGCCGGCCTTCTTCGCCAAGCACACGGTGAGCGAGCTGCGCGGCTGGAGCGACTACGAGCTTGAGGGCCAGGGCCGGCTGACCGAGCCGATGGCCTACGATCGGGCGACCGACCGCTTCGTTCCCGTGAGCTGGGAGCAGGCCTTCGCCGGCATCGCGAAAGAGCTCAACGCGCTGGCGAGCCCCGACGAGGCCGAGTTTTACACCTCGGGCCGCGCCTCGAACGAGGCGGCGTTCCTCTACCAGCTGTTTGCGCGGGTCTACGGCACCAACAATTTCCCCGACTGCTCCAACATGTGCCACGAGGCGAGCGGCGTCGGCCTGATCCAGGCGATCGGCGTCGGCAAGGGCACGGTGACGCTCGAGGACTTCCACCACGCCGACGCGATCATCGTCATCGGCCAGAACCCCGGCACCAACCATCCCCGCATGCTGGGCGACCTGCGCAAGGCCGCGCAGCGCGGCGCGCGGGTGGCGGTGCTCAATCCGGTGCGCGAGCGCGGGCTGGAGCGTTTCTCCGATCCGCAGGCGAAGATCGAGATGCTGCGCGGCGGATCGACCTCGATCGCGAGCCATTATTTCCAGCCCAAGCTCGGCGGCGACATGGCCGCGATCCGCGGCGTGGCGAAGGTCGTGTTCGCCCGCGACGCCGCCGAGCGCGCCGCCGGCCGCGCCTCGCTGCTCGACGAGGCCTTCATCGCCGAGCACACCACCGGGCTCGAGGCCTGGCGCGCGGAGGTCGAGGCGACGTCCTGGGGGGCGATCGAGGACCAGTCGGGCCTGACCTACGACGAGATCGCGACGCTCGCCGACGTCTACCTCGGCGCCGAGCGCGTCATCGCCACCTGGGCGATGGGCGTGACCCAGCACAAGCACTCCGTCGCGACCGTGCGCGAGATCGCGAACCTGCTGTTCCTGCGCGGCCATATCGGCCGCGAAGGCGCAGGGCTCTGCCCGGTGCGCGGCCATTCCAACGTGCAGGGCGACCGCACCGTCGGCATCAACGAGAACCCGCCGGCCTGGCTGCTCGACAACCTCGAGGCGGCCTACGGCAAGGCCATGCCGCGCAAGCCCGGCCACAACGTGCGGCACGCGATCGAGGCGATGGTCGAGGGCCGCTCCAGGGCCTTCATCGGCCTTGGCGGCAACTTCGCCCGCGCGACGCCGGACACCGAGGTCGTCGAGGCGGCGCTGCGCGCCTGCCGGCTGACGGTGCAGATCGCGACCAAGCCGAACCTCGGCCACATGTCGGTGGGCGAGGTCGCCTACCTCCTGCCGTGCCTCGGCCGCACCGAGATCGACCGCAACGCCCGGAAGGTGTCGCAGATCGTGACCGTCGAGGACTCGATGAGCATGGTCCACGGCTCCGGCGGCATCAACAAGCCGGCCTCGCCGCATCTGAAGTCCGAGGTCGCGATCATCTGCGGGATCGCGGCGGCGACCGTGGGCTCGGCCCATGTGGACTGGGCCGCCATGGCCGAGGACCACGACCTCGTGCGGGACGGCATCGCCCGCGTCATCCCGGGCTTCGAGGATTACAACGTCCGCGTGCGCCGGCCGCGCGGCTTCCGGCTGCGCAATCCCGCCGCCGAACGCGCGTGGGACACGCCCTCCCGCCGGGCGGAGTTCTCGGCCGCCCCGCTCCCCGCCGAGGTCGAGCACCAGGCGGCGCGCCGGACCGGCGGCCAGTTCGTGCTGCAGACCTTCCGCAGCCACGACCAGTACAACACCACGATCTACGGCCTCGACGACCGCTACCGCGGCGTCTACGGCGAGCGCCGGGTGATCTTCATGCACGCGGACGACATCGCCGCGATGGGGTCGGAGCCGAACGCGCGGGTCGACGTGCTGGGCGCGTCCGACGACGGCCGCACCCGGCGCGCCGAGGACTTCCGCCTGATCGCCTACGACATCCCGCGCGGCTGCATCGCGGGCTACTATCCCGAACTCAACGCCGTGGTGCCGTTCAACAAGGTTGGCGACCTCAGCGACACGCCGCTGTCGAAGTCGGTGCTGGTGTCGCTCGCGCCGCGCGCGGAGGCGGCGGCGTGAGCGCGGCGATCGCCCAGGACGAGACCGCCTTCATGGCCGCGGTCGAGGCCGTGACCGAGGCCGCGCCGGGCCTCACGCCGCTGCACGCGGGACTGGTGACGGCGCTCGGCGCCGGCCTCGCCGCCGACAGCCGCTCCTTCGCCAAGGTCTTCGGCCTCGCCCACGCGCTGGTGCTGCGCGCCGTGGCCGATCTCGCGGATGACCTCGGCCTCGTGGCCGTCGCGGCGCGCGACGCCCGCACCCAGCGGACGAAGCTGACGCTCACCGACGCGGGGCGCACGCTCTACGGCGCGGTGGAGCGTCCGCGCGCGGCCTAGGCTAGCTCGGCCAGCCGTCGCTCACTGCATGTTGGGCGAGGGCATGTCGCGGACGTTGAGTACGCGGCCGCCGCCGAGATCGATGTCGCCCGGCTTCATCGTCGCCTCGCACTCGCCGGTGCGTTTGGCGTTCAGCGTGGTCTGCTGCGACATCGGCCCGCCGGGGGTGATGTTCTTCACCCCGTTCGGCGCATTGCTGCCGCTCATCTTCATGTCGGTCTTCATGGTGTAGGCGCTGTCGAAGTCGCCCGTCACCACCGAGTGCGACTCCGACTTCATGTCGCCGAGCTGGCACACGCTGTCGAGCACGATGGCGTCGCCGTCCTTCGTCTGCTCCTGCTTGGAGCACATGTTGGAGGCCATGCCGCTGAACTTCTGGTTCAGCAGCTTGTCGGTCTCGGCGTCGAGGCACATGCGGATCACCTGCGGCGGCATGGCGGCGGTGTCGACCTGGATCGACATCTCCCATTGGCCGGGCTTGCGCGGCGGAAGCTCGAAACCGGCGGCCGCCGTGGGGAGGGCCGCGGCGGAAGAGACGAGAAGAACGGCGGCGGTGAGCATGCGCATGGAAGATGTTCCCGATTTTTCCGCGGCACCATCGCGCGGCCGGCGTCGCGGTTCAATCCCCCAACGATCCGCCACGCCCGGGACGGCTGCGGCGGCGCGATCGCCAAGTATCTCCATGATTATGCTGCGCTGCAGCAAGGCATCTGGAATGCCAGCGCAGACCCGCCGTTCCGCATCTCTTCGTTAAGCGGCCGACAAGCGGAGGCCCTGGCGCGGCACAACTGTTCGCGAAATGCTCTTTTCTCCGGGCGCTCCAATGGTCTTCCGCCATAGGGAGCGATTGCACGCTCCGGAACGTATCCGTTACATTGCGGGCAAAGCGCGGAGCGCCGACCTCCCCGGAGGCGGCCGGCGCGGCGAAGGTCAGGACACGGCGGGGCATGAAGAAGAACAAGGTCATCACGGCGGACGAGGCGATCGCGCTCATTCGGGACGGCGACGTCGTCACCACGACGGGCTTCGTCCAGAGCTGCATCCCCGAGGCGCTGCACGCGGCGCTGGAGAAGCGCTACGTCGAGAGCGGCGCGCCGCGCGACCTCACGCTGATCATGACCGCCGGCGCCGGCGACAGCAAAGGCCTCGGCACCGGCCGGCTGCACCACGACGGCCTGCTGAAGCGCGTGATCGCCGCCAACTTCGGCCGCATGCCGAAGGTGGCGGAGGCGGCCAAGGCCAACAAGATCTATGGCTACAACCTGCCGCAGGGCGTGATCTCGCAGCTCTACCGCGCCTGCGCCGCCGGCCAGCCCGGGCTGTTCTCCAAGGTCGGCCTGAAGACCTACGTCGACCCGCGTCTCGGCGGCGGCAAGGTCAACGAGCTCACCGACGAGGACATCGTCAAGCTGGTCGAGGTCGAGGGCGAGGAGTGGCTGTTCTACAAGGCCACCAAGATCGACGTCGCCTTCATCCGCGGCACCAGCGCCGACCCCCATGGCAACATCTCCATGGAGAAGGAGGCGCTCACCCTCGACGTGCTGGCCCAGGCCATGGCCGCCCGCAACAACGGCGGCGTGGTGATCGCGCAGGTGGAGCGCATCGTCGAAGACGGCTCGCTGCGCCCGAAGGACGTGCGGGTGCCGGGCATCCTCGTCGACTGCGTGGTGCTCGCCGAAGGCGACATGCACCGCATGAACTACGGCGTGACCTACAACGCCGCGCTGGCCGGCGAGGTGCGCGTGCCGGTCGCCTCCATGAAGAAGATGACGCTCGACGCGCGCAAAATCATCGCCCGCCGCGCGGCGTTCGAGCTGCCGCCGAACGGCGTGGTCAACCTCGGCGTCGGCGCGCCGGAGGGGATCTCGGCCATCGCGGCGGAGGAGAAGGTGACGCCCTACATCACCCTCACCACCGAGGCCGGGGCGGTCGGCGGCGTGCTGGCGAGCGGGTCGAGCTTCGGCGCGGCGAGCAACGCCGACTGCGTCATCGACCAGAACCAGATGTTCGATTTCTACGACGGCGGCGGCCTCGACATGACCTGCCTCGGCATGGCCGAGTGCGACCGCTACGGCAACGTCAACACCTCGTCTTTCGGCGGCAAGCTCAACGGCTGCGGCGGCTTCATCAACATCAGCCAGAACGCCCGCGCGGTGGTGTTCGCCGGCACCTTCACGGTCGGCGGCCTCGACGTGAAGATCGAGAACGGCGAGGTGAAGATCGTCAAGGAAGGCCGCTCGCGGAAGTTCATCGACCATGTCGAGCAGGTGACGTTCTCGGGCGAATTCGCGGCCGAACGCGGCCAGCCGGTGATCTACGTCACCGAGCGCTGCGTGTTCCAGCTCACCCGCGAGGGTCTCGAACTGATCGAGGTCGCGCCGGGCATCGAGATCGAGGAGGACATCCTCGCGCACATGGATTTCAAGCCGATCGTGAAGAACCCCGGCCTGATGGACCGGCGCATCTTCATGGACGAGCCGATGGAGCTGAAGGCGGACCTGCTGAACCTGCGCTTGCCCGAGCGCGTCAGCTACGACCACGATCGCAACATCCTGTTCGTCAACCTCGAGGGCTGGCAGGCGCGCAGCAAGAACGACATCGCGGACCTGCGCCGCATCCTGGTCAACGCCTGCAAGGCGGTCGGCCGGCGCGTCAACTCGGTGATCAACCACGACGGCTTCAAGATCAGCGAGAACCTGTACGACGCCTACGCCGAGATGATCGAGTACATGTCGGAGCACCACTACCTGAAGACCACGCGCTACGCGACGAGCGCCTTCCTGCGCCTGAAGATGCAGGAGGCGCTGAGCCGCCGCGGCCTCGCGCCCCATGTGTTCGAGCGCCGCGAGGACGCCCAGGCCTACATCGAGCGCGGCGACGAGCCGGAGGGCCGGGCGGTCGCCGCCGAATGAACTGACCTTGGCCCGCGGGCGACCCTTCCAGGGGCCGCCTCGCGGGCGAGGGGGCTCAGACCTCGCTGAACCCTGACGTTCGCAGCCTGCGGCGCTATGCGCCGCCGGGCGCCCGGACGCGTGCTGGCGTTTTTCATACCGTCCGATATCTTTCGCCTTGACTCCCCGCCTCCGCAAATCTACCTATCGGTACCATACTGATCGGTATGGTTTTGCATCGTGCTGGGGACGCAACCGATGATCCTTCGTTCCGCCCGCGCCGCCGCCTTGGGCGCCGCGGCCGTTGCGGCGTTCGCCGCCGTCGCTCTGTCGCCCACCGGCGTCGTCTCCGCCGACGCGCCCGCCGCGCCGCAGGCGACGCCTGCAAGCGTCGCCGCGGTCGAGCCGCGCGAGATCGTGGACTGGTCGAGCTTCTCGGGCCGTCTCGAGGCGGTCGACCGCGTGGAGGTTCGCTCGCGGGTCGCGGGCGAAATCCGGACGGTCCACTTCCGCGAAGGCGCGCTGGTCGCGAAGGGCGCTCCGCTCTTCACCATCGATCCTGATCCCTATCAGGCCGAGGTGGACCGCGCCCGCGCGGATCTCGCGGCGGCCGAAGCGCGGGTGTCGCTCGCCCGCAACGATCTGGCGCGCGGTCGTCGCATGACCTCCGCCTCCACCATTTCCGAGCGCGACCTCGACAACCGCGACAGCGCGGTGCGGCAGGCGGAGGCCGCGGCGCAGGGCGCGCAGGCCGCGCTCAGGACCGCGGAGCTCAACCTCGGCTACACCGAGATCCGCGCCCCGGTCGCCGGCCGCGTCGGCCGGATCGAGGTGACCGTCGGCAACCTGATCGCCGCGGGCCCGGGCGCGCCGTCGCTCGCGAAGCTGGTCTCCGTCGATCCGATCTACGCGAGCTTCGACGCCGACGAAGGCGCGGTGGCGCGGGCGCTCGCGAGCCTTCCCGAGGGGGGCGACCACGCCGACAAGCTCGCCGCCATCCCGGTCGAGATGACCACCGCGACCGGCGCGCCGGTCATCGGCCGTCTGTCCTATGTCGACCCCTCGGTCGACGTGGCGGGCGGCACGGTGCGGCTGCGCGCGGCGTTCGACAATCCGGACGGCAAGCTCATGCCCGGCCAGTTCGCGCGGCTGCGGCTCGGCCAGGCCAAGTCCGCGCCGGCGCTGCTCGTCAGCGAGCGGGCGGTCGGCGTCGACCAGGACAAGACCTTCGTGCTGGTGGTGGGCGACGACCACAAGGCGATGTACCGCGAGGTGAAGCTCGGCGCGTCCGCCGAGGGCCTCAAGGTGGTGCTGAGCGGGCTCAACGCCGGCGAACGGGTGGTCGTGAACGGCCTGCAGAAGCTCCGCCCGGGCGCGCTGGTCGCGCCGGAGCCGGTCGGCATGGACGGCGCGAAACTGGTCGAGCGCCAGGCATCCGCGACCCGATGACGTAATCGCGACCCGACGGGCCTCAAGGCTGCGCGGGACGCTTCGTAAGCACTGAACGCCTTTTCCCGCGCCTCCCCGCTCCGCCGCACGCCGGCGTCCGGGACGACGCCCAAGCTGCGACCCGAAGGCTCCGGCCATGAACATCTCGAAGTTCTTCATCGACCGGCCGGTGTTCGCCGGAGTCCTCTCCGCCGTGATCTTCCTGGCCGGCCTGCTGTCGATCCCGGCGCTGCCGATCTCGGAGTACCCGGACGTGGTGCCGCCGCAGATCGTGGTGCGCGCGACCTACCCCGGGGCGAACCCGAAGGTCATCTCGGAGACGGTGGCGACGCCGATCGAAGAGCAGATCAACGGGGTCGAGGACATGCTCTACATGTCCTCGCAGGCGACCACCGACGGCGTCATGACGCTGACGGTGACCTTCGCGCTCGGCGCCGATCCCGACAAGGCCCAGCAGCTCGTCCAGAACCGGGTGAGCCAGGCCGAGCCGCGGTTGCCCGAAGAGGTGCGCGCGCTCGGCGTGACGACGGTGAAGTCCTCGCCGGACCTGACGCTGGTCGTCCACCTCACCTCGCCCGACGGCCGCTACGACTCCAAGTATCTGCGCAACTACGCCGTGCTGAACGTGAAGGACAGGCTGGCCCGCATCCGCGGCGTCGGCCAGGTCCAGCTGTTCGGCTCGGGCGACTACTCCATGCGCGTCTGGCTGGACCCGCAGAAGGTCGCCGAGCACGGCCTCTCCGCCTCCGACGTCGTCGCCGAGATCCGCGCCCAGAACGTGCAGGCGGCGGCCGGCGTCGTCGGCGGCTCGCCGGCGCCGTCGGACGTCGACCTGCAGCTCTCGCTCAACGCCCAGGGGCGGCTCCAGAGCGAGGAGGAGTTCGGCGACATCATCGTGAAGTCCGGCGTGAACGGCCAGATCGTGCGGCTGCGCGACGTCGCGCGGCTCGAGATGGGCGCCTCCGACTACGCGCTGCGGTCGCTGCTCGACAACAAGTCGGCCGTCGCGGTGCCGGTGTTCCAGGCGCCGGGCTCGAACGCGATCGAGATTGCGGACCGGGTGCGCTCCGAGATGCAGGACATCAAGGCGAACATGCCGGACGGCGTGGACTACTCGATCGTCTACGACACGACCCAGTTCGTGCGCTCGTCGATCGAGGCCGTGCTGCACACGCTGCTCGAGGCGGTGGCGCTGGTCGTGCTGGTGGTGATCGTGTTCCTGCAGACCTGGCGGGCCTCGATCATCCCGCTGATCGCGGTGCCGGTCTCGATCGTCGGCACCTTCGCGGTGATGCACCTCTTCGGCTTCTCCATCAACGCGCTCAGCCTGTTCGGGCTGGTGCTCGCCATCGGCATCGTCGTCGACGACGCGATCGTCGTGGTGGAGAACGTCGAGCGCAACATCGAGGAGGGCCTCAGCCCTCGCGCCGCCGCGCTGAAGGCGATGCAGGAGGTCTCCGGCCCGATCGTCGCGATCGCGCTGGTGCTGATCGCGGTGTTCGTGCCGCTCGCCTTCATCTCGGGCCTCACCGGCCAGTTCTACCGCCAGTTCGCGCTCACGATCGCGATCTCCACGGTGATCTCGGCGATCAACTCGCTCACCTTGTCGCCGGCGCTCGCGGCTCTCCTGCTGAAGGGCCACGGCGCGCCCAAGGACCGGCTGACGCGCGGGATCGACTTCCTGTTCGGCTGGTTCTTCCGCCGCTTCAACCGCTTCT is drawn from Methylopila sp. 73B and contains these coding sequences:
- a CDS encoding DUF3617 family protein, whose protein sequence is MRMLTAAVLLVSSAAALPTAAAGFELPPRKPGQWEMSIQVDTAAMPPQVIRMCLDAETDKLLNQKFSGMASNMCSKQEQTKDGDAIVLDSVCQLGDMKSESHSVVTGDFDSAYTMKTDMKMSGSNAPNGVKNITPGGPMSQQTTLNAKRTGECEATMKPGDIDLGGGRVLNVRDMPSPNMQ
- a CDS encoding acyl CoA:acetate/3-ketoacid CoA transferase; translation: MKKNKVITADEAIALIRDGDVVTTTGFVQSCIPEALHAALEKRYVESGAPRDLTLIMTAGAGDSKGLGTGRLHHDGLLKRVIAANFGRMPKVAEAAKANKIYGYNLPQGVISQLYRACAAGQPGLFSKVGLKTYVDPRLGGGKVNELTDEDIVKLVEVEGEEWLFYKATKIDVAFIRGTSADPHGNISMEKEALTLDVLAQAMAARNNGGVVIAQVERIVEDGSLRPKDVRVPGILVDCVVLAEGDMHRMNYGVTYNAALAGEVRVPVASMKKMTLDARKIIARRAAFELPPNGVVNLGVGAPEGISAIAAEEKVTPYITLTTEAGAVGGVLASGSSFGAASNADCVIDQNQMFDFYDGGGLDMTCLGMAECDRYGNVNTSSFGGKLNGCGGFINISQNARAVVFAGTFTVGGLDVKIENGEVKIVKEGRSRKFIDHVEQVTFSGEFAAERGQPVIYVTERCVFQLTREGLELIEVAPGIEIEEDILAHMDFKPIVKNPGLMDRRIFMDEPMELKADLLNLRLPERVSYDHDRNILFVNLEGWQARSKNDIADLRRILVNACKAVGRRVNSVINHDGFKISENLYDAYAEMIEYMSEHHYLKTTRYATSAFLRLKMQEALSRRGLAPHVFERREDAQAYIERGDEPEGRAVAAE
- a CDS encoding FdhF/YdeP family oxidoreductase codes for the protein MTEATAPLKRSHAAGGWGALRSCGKHLMASGAILTGAKAMLKANQPDGFDCPGCAWGDPEHGSSFEFCENGVKAVAWEATEKRATPAFFAKHTVSELRGWSDYELEGQGRLTEPMAYDRATDRFVPVSWEQAFAGIAKELNALASPDEAEFYTSGRASNEAAFLYQLFARVYGTNNFPDCSNMCHEASGVGLIQAIGVGKGTVTLEDFHHADAIIVIGQNPGTNHPRMLGDLRKAAQRGARVAVLNPVRERGLERFSDPQAKIEMLRGGSTSIASHYFQPKLGGDMAAIRGVAKVVFARDAAERAAGRASLLDEAFIAEHTTGLEAWRAEVEATSWGAIEDQSGLTYDEIATLADVYLGAERVIATWAMGVTQHKHSVATVREIANLLFLRGHIGREGAGLCPVRGHSNVQGDRTVGINENPPAWLLDNLEAAYGKAMPRKPGHNVRHAIEAMVEGRSRAFIGLGGNFARATPDTEVVEAALRACRLTVQIATKPNLGHMSVGEVAYLLPCLGRTEIDRNARKVSQIVTVEDSMSMVHGSGGINKPASPHLKSEVAIICGIAAATVGSAHVDWAAMAEDHDLVRDGIARVIPGFEDYNVRVRRPRGFRLRNPAAERAWDTPSRRAEFSAAPLPAEVEHQAARRTGGQFVLQTFRSHDQYNTTIYGLDDRYRGVYGERRVIFMHADDIAAMGSEPNARVDVLGASDDGRTRRAEDFRLIAYDIPRGCIAGYYPELNAVVPFNKVGDLSDTPLSKSVLVSLAPRAEAAA
- a CDS encoding ABC transporter ATP-binding protein, whose product is MQSIISISSLSKTYDGGFQALKRVDLDVAPGEIFALLGPNGAGKTTLISIVCGLVNASGGSVRVGGHDIVADYRAARSLIGLVPQELSTDRFESVWDTVAFSRGLFGKPKNPAYVEKLLRDLSLWSKKDERILALSGGMKRRVLIAKALAHEPRVLFLDEPTAGVDVELRRDMWRLIRELRDTGVTVILTTHYIDEAEEMADRIGVIRAGELILVEEKTALIAKLGRKELILQLGAPLAEVPASLGRYGLELRREGCELAYVYDGAREHADLAALLTELTAAGVAFKDIRTTQSSLEDIFVDLVKERA
- a CDS encoding efflux RND transporter periplasmic adaptor subunit, giving the protein MILRSARAAALGAAAVAAFAAVALSPTGVVSADAPAAPQATPASVAAVEPREIVDWSSFSGRLEAVDRVEVRSRVAGEIRTVHFREGALVAKGAPLFTIDPDPYQAEVDRARADLAAAEARVSLARNDLARGRRMTSASTISERDLDNRDSAVRQAEAAAQGAQAALRTAELNLGYTEIRAPVAGRVGRIEVTVGNLIAAGPGAPSLAKLVSVDPIYASFDADEGAVARALASLPEGGDHADKLAAIPVEMTTATGAPVIGRLSYVDPSVDVAGGTVRLRAAFDNPDGKLMPGQFARLRLGQAKSAPALLVSERAVGVDQDKTFVLVVGDDHKAMYREVKLGASAEGLKVVLSGLNAGERVVVNGLQKLRPGALVAPEPVGMDGAKLVERQASATR